CGGAGGTGTCGTCCTGCCTCTCCTGGGGGGCGGTGGCCTGCCAGGAGACGAGGCCGAGGGTGACCGTGGCGAGGGCGACCCCGGCGGAGATCAGCAGGGGCTTGCGGGACTTGCGGGACATGCGGGTGCTCCAGAGCTGCGGGTGATGAGGGGGACCGGTGGTGGGTGTCCCCCTAGGGGGTGTCTTGTGGGTCAGGCCGGATCAGGGAGCGGCGTCTGGTGCCGCGCATCGCAAGGCCGAGGAGGGAGGCGACGCGGAGCGTCGTCGACCGACGAGAACGCGGCGAGGCGCGGCACCAGGCGTCGCGAGCCCGGCCTGACCCGCAAGACACCCCCTATACCCGCAGCACGGACAGCTCCACCGGTCCGGGCGCCGGCCGGTCGGGACCGCGTACGGGGACGCGTACGCGCAGCGCGAGGTGCGGGCGCGCCTGCTCGGGCGCCGGGCGGGCGGCGAGGACGGAAGCGTGCTCCTGCCCGGCCCGGGGCGGGACGGCGGGGTCGCCCGGGCCGTGGCCGGAGGAACCCGGGGCGCAGGCGGGCCCCCGCACCCGGTGCCCCGCCGAGCCCTGGTCGGAGCTCACGGCAGCGGGGCTCACGGCAGCCGGGGTCACGGCAGCCGGGCCCTGGACCGCCGGGCCGGCCACCACCGCGACGGCAGGACCGGCGGCCCGTACCGTCCCCACCGCGCCGGCCATCGCCAGCAGCGCGAGCACGACGGCGGCCCACAGGCAGCGCACGCGGCGACGGCGGGACAAGGTGGGCTGCCTCTCACTTGCACAACGGGGGGACTCGTCCCGAAATGGTACGGGGAGGGGCACAAATGCGTTCGCCACTCGGCGGGCCCAGGTGAGATCCTCGACCAGGTATGTCTACTTCCTTCGCCGCCCTGCAGACGCTTCTCGGTGAGATCTCCCTCCGTGACGCGCACCGCCTCGGCCGCCGCCTCGAGGGCGCCCGCCGCATCCGCAAGCCCGAGGCCAAGCAGGCCGTGCTGGACGAGATCGCCGCGGAGGCCGAGAAGGCCGCCGCGCGACTGGCCGGCCGTGCCTCGCGGATGCCGGAGGTCACGTATCCCGAGAACCTGCCCGTCAGCCAGAAGAAGGACGAGATCGCCGAGGCGATACGCGACCACCAGGTCGTGATCGTCGCGGGCGAGACCGGCTCCGGCAAGACCACGCAGATCCCCAAGATCTGCATGGAGCTGGGGCGCGGCGTCCGGGGCATGATCGGGCACACCCAGCCCCGCCGGATCGCGGCCCGCACGGTCGCGGAGCGGATCGCCGAGGAGCTGAAGTCCGAGATCGGGCAGACCGTCGGCTGGAAGGTCCGGTTCACCGACCAGGTGGACCAGGACGCGACCTTCGTGAAGCTGATGACGGACGGCATCCTGCTCGCCGAGATCCAGACGGACCGCGAGCTGCGCGCCTACGACACGATCATCATCGACGAGGCGCACGAGCGGTCCCTGAACATCGACTTCCTGCTGGGCTACCTGGCGACGCTGCTGCCCAAGCGCCCGGACCTGAAGGTGGTCATCACCTCGGCGACCATCGACCCGGAGCGGTTCTCCCGCCACTTCGGGGAAGCGCCGATCGTCGAGGTCAGCGGGCGTACGTACCCGGTGGAGGTGCGCTACCGGCCGCTCCTCGAGGACGACAGCGAGGAGAGCGACCGGGACCAGATCACCGCGATCTGCGACGCGGTGGACGAGCTCCAGGGCGAGGGCCCGGGCGACATCCTGGTCTTCCTCTCGGGCGAGCGGGAGATCCGCGACACCGCCGACGCGCTGATCAAGAAGAAGCTGCGCCTCACCGAGGTACTGCCCCTCTACGCGCGCCTCTCGCACGCCGAGCAGCACCGGGTCTTCCAGGCCCACACCGGCCGCCGGATCGTCCTGGCCACGAACGTCGCCGAGACCTCCCTGACGGTCCCGGGCATCAAGTACGTGATCGACCCGGGCACGGCCCGCATCTCCCGCTACAGCCACCGCACGAAGGTGCAGCGGCTGCCGATCGAGCGGATCAGCCAGGCCAGCGCCAACCAGCGCAAGGGCCGCTGCGGCCGTACGAGCGACGGCATCTGCATCCGGCTGTACTCCGAGGACGACTTCAACGCCCGTCCGGAGTTCACCGACGCCGAGATCCTGCGCACCAACCTGGCCTCCGTCATCCTCCAGATGACCGCGGCCGGGCTCGGCGAGATCGAGAAGTTCCCCTTCATCGACCCGCCGGACCACCGCAACATCCGCGACGGCGTGCAGCTGCTCCAGGAGCTGGGCGCGCTGGATCCGTCCGAGAAGGATCCGTCGAGGCGGCTCACGCAGATGGGCCGCCAGCTCTCCCAGCTGCCGGTGGACCCCCGGCTGGCCCGCATGGTGGTGGAGGCGGACAAGAACAACTGCGTCCGCGAGGTCATGGTGATCGCGGCGGCCCTGTCCATCCAGGACCCGCGCGAGCGCCCCTCGGACAAGCAGACCCAGGCGGACCAGAACCACGCCCGGTTCAAGGACGAGACGAGCGACTTCCTCTCCTTCCTGAACATGTGGCGCTACATCCGCGAGCAGCAGAAGGAGCGCGGCTCCTCCTCCTTCCGCCGGATGTGCAAGCAGGAGTACCTGAACTTCCTGCGGATCCGCGAGTGGCAGGACATCTACGCGCAGCTGCGTTCGGTGGCGAAGACGATGGGCATCCACGTCAACGAGGCCGACGGCGCCGAGACGAACATCCACATCTCGCTGCTGGCCGGTCTGCTGTCGCACATCGGTCTGAAGGACACCGACAAGAACGAGTACCTGGGCGCGCGGAGCGCCAAGTTCGCGGTCTTCCCGGGCTCGGCGCTCTTCAAGAAGCAGCCGAAGTTCCTGATGTCGGCGGAGCTGGTGGAGACCTCGCGGCTGTGGGCGCGGGTGAACGCCAAGGTGGAGCCCGAGTGGGTGGAGCCGCTGGCGCAGCACCTGATCAAGCGCACGTACAGCGAGCCGCACTGGGAGAAGGACCAGGCGGCCGTGATGGCGTACGAGAAGGTCACGCTGTACGGCGTGCCGATCGTCGCGCAGCGGAAGATCAATTACGGCCGGATCGACGCGGAGGTCTCGCGCGAGCTGTTCATCCGCAATGCGCTGGTCGAGGGCGACTGGCGTACGCACCACAAGTTCTACGCCGACAACCGCAAGCTGCTGACCGAGGTCGAGGAGCTGGAGAACCGGGCGCGGCGCCGCGACATCGTCGTGGACGACGAGACCCTGTTCGACTTCTACGACCAGCGCATCCCCGAGCACGTGGTCTCGGGGGCGCACTTCGACTCCTGGTGGAAGCACAAGAAGCGCGAGGAGCCCGAACTCCTCGACTTCGAGCGGGAGATGCTGCTGACGGAGAAGGCGGCCGGGGTCACCAAGGCCGACTATCCGGACTCCTGGCGGCAGGGGCAGCTGAAGTTCCGGGTGACGTACCAGTTCGAGCCGGGCGCGGACGCGGACGGCGTGACCGTGCACATCCCGCTCCAGGTGCTGAACCAGGTCACCGACGAGGGCTTCGACTGGCAGATCCCGGGGCTGCGGGAGGAGGTCGTCACCGAACTGATCCGCTCGCTGCCGAAGCCGGTCCGCCGGCACTACGTGCCCGCGCCGAACTACGCCACGCGCTTCCTGGCGACGGCCACGCCCCTCCAGGAGCCGCTGCACGTCACGCTGGCGCGCGAGCTGCACCGGATGGTGGGGGTGCCGGTCGCGGCCGAGGACTTCGACCTGACCCGGATCCCGGAACACCTGAAGATCACTTTCCGGATCGTCGACGAGCGGCGCCGCAACCTCGCCGAGGACAAGGACCTCGAGGCGCTGCGGCTGCGCCTGAAGCCCAAGGCCCGCCAGGCCCTCTCCAAGGCCGCGGCGGCCACCGCCGAGCGGGCGGGCGGGGAGTCCCTGGAGCGCTCCGGGCTGACGGAGTGGACGATCGGCACCCTGGTCAAGGTCTTCGAGACCCGGCGGGCCGGCCAGCCGGTGAAGGCGTACCCGGCGCTGGTGGACGACGGGGCGAGCGTCTCCGTACGGCTCTTCGACACGGAGGCCGAGCAGCAGCAGGCGATGTGGCTCGGCACCCGGCGCCTGATCCTGCTGAACATCCCGGTGAACCCGGCGAAGTTCGCCTCGGACAAGCTCAGCAACCAGCAGAAGCTGGCGCTGTCGCGCAATCCGCACGGCTCCATCCAGGCGCTGTTCGACGACTGCGCCACCGCGGCGGCCGACAAGCTGATCGCCGACCACGGCGGTCCGGCCTGGGACGAGGCGGGCTTCCGCAAGCTGTACGACGCGGTCCGGGCCGACCTGGTGGACACGACCGTGCGGACCGTCGGGCAGGTGCAGCAGGTCCTGGCGGCCTGGCAGGCCTGCGAGCGGCGGCTGAAGGCCACCAACAGCCTGGCCCTGATGGCGAACGTCGCGGACGTGAAGGCGCAGCTGGCGGCGCTCGTGCCGGCCGGTTTCGTCACGCTGGCCGGTCTGCGCCGGCTGCCGGACCTGATGCGCTATCTGGTGGCGGCCGACCGGCGGCTCCAGCAGATGCCGACGGGGGCCCAGCGCGACACCACGCGCATGCAGAAGGTCCACGAGATGCGGGACGAGTACCTGTGGCTGCTGGAGCAGTTGCCGCAGGGCCGGCCGGTGCCCGAGGCGGTCACCGAGATCCGCTGGATGATCGAGGAACTGCGGGTCAGCTACTTCGCGCACGCGCTCGGGACGGCGTATCCGATCTCCGACAAGCGCATCGTGAAGGCCGTGGACGCGGCGGCCCCGTGATCCGGTTCGACTGCACCCCCTGAGCTGCGGTACAGTCTGATTCGCAGCCGCCCAGCGGCCGCAAATCAAGGACCTGTGGAGCAGTTGGTTAGCTCGCCACCCTGTCAAGGTGGAGGTCGCGGGTTCAAGTCCCGTCAGGTTCGCAGAAACGTCAGGGCCCGTATCCCGTAAGGGATGCGGGCCCTGACGCGTTTCCCCGGTGCGCTTCCCTCGGCGTGTTTCTCCCAGCCTGCGTGCGGAGGCGGGCCGCGCGGGCGGCGCCCCCGATCGCGGCACCCTCACCCCGCCCTTTGATCGCCCGAGGCCCGCAGCGCCCCTGGAGGCCCCTCAGAGGGCCCCGGCCGCCCCTCGGCGCTTCCCGGGCCGCCGGCCCGCCACAGGCGCCTCCAGAGCCCCTCCAGCGGAGCCGGAGGAACAGATCACCCAGAGCGGAAAAATCCCCCATACGCATGAGGCGCTCTGCGTCGGACGTCCCTTTACGGGGCGCATTGCCGGATGTACAAGAGACATCAGCTGTGACGGGAGTCACCACACGAGTTTTTGGGACTCGCACGTTTATCGGACCCCTACGCACGCTCGATTTAATATGTGCAATGGCACCTACCTCGCCGGCGCTCCGGGAACACCTCGGCCCCGGGCCGCGTCCGGGCATAAAAAAGATCGCGCTGGACCCGGCGGAGTCCAGCGCGATCGACGGCAATGAGCCTGTTGGGGCAGGCCCAGCCGTATGAAGCCCTGTGGGTTTCATCGGATTGGGGGATCCGACACGACCCGTTAAAGCGGTGGTGCTGCGGGACCTCAGGCCTCGCTGCGCTGCTGCGGAATTCCCGCGAGCAGTGCGCGAACCTCGGCCTCGCGATAACGGCGGTGTCCACCCAGGGTGCGGATGGACGTGAGCTTGCCAGCCTTGGCTCAGCGGGTGACCGTCTTCGGGTCCACGCGGAACATCGTGGCAACCTCAGCCGGGGTCAGCAGCGGCTCGGCATCAGGGGTGCGAGCGGTCATGAGCGGCCTCCTCGGGAGAACCGAACCATCTCGGTTCTTTCCTCTAAATTCTGCACCTTGGCCCGCGTTGCCCGAAATGGACATACGCAGGCCGAGTCGGTTATAGGACGAACGGCTTGTCCTCGGCACTACAACTACACCATCCGTCCAGCCCCAAGGGCCAAACCGATGGAATTGCCCTCCGAGGTGTTCATCAGCGGCGGAAGCCGATGGACCGCCCCATAACGGACAGTCACCCCACTGTGACGATCAGTCACAGAGCGATCAGGAGTCGTCAGACCCCCCATAGAGTGCAATACCGAGCATTCCGCCCTTAGTTGGGCGGAAGGAACCCTCCCCGGACTCCTTGTCCTATTTTGGCACGAGGGTAGGGGAAGGGCGCAAGGGTGTAGATAGTGCGTTCCGTCACGCTTGGGCCAATGGCCCGTATCGGGACGTAGGTCCTGGAACTAAGACCCTAATGCGGTGATCAAGCCCCTGATCTGCGTATTGTGGCCGATCAGCCGATGACAACCGATACGGGCGATACGCGAGGGGTCCGAACGGGTACCGAACAGGTACCGAACGGATCCGTACATGATCCCCACCGACCCCGGATCCCGAAAGCCCCAGAGCCGCCCTAGTTCGCGAAGAGTCTCTCCCGGACCGCCCGCCAGCGCTGCGCCAGCTCCGTGTGGACCTGCACCGCGCCCTCCCCGTCGCCCGCCCGCAGGGCCGCGATCCCCTCCGCCAGGTCGCGGGCCGAGCGGTCCACGGCCAGGTCGTCAGCCGGCAGCGCGTGCAGCAGCCCCCCGTAGTCCAGTTCGACCATCGAGCGCGGATGGAACTCCTCCAGCCAGCTGCCGACCTCCACCAGCCCGTCCGCCAGCGGCCCGTAGCCCTGCCCCTCCGCCGCCCGCAGGGTCCGCAGCGCCCGCGCGAGGCGCCGCCGGGCCTGCACCATCGGCGTCCGGTAGCGCAGCCGCTCGCCCGGCAGGTACTCCCGCTCCCCGTCCGCCACCAGCACGAACCAGCGCAGCGGCACCTGCCACACCCCCGTACGGATCCACGGGCGCGCGTCCGGGTTCCGCTCGCGCCAGGCCTCGTACGCCTCGGCCGCCCGGCGGCGCTGGGCCGGGGGCAGCGCCGCGTCCAGCACCGGGCGCGGGAGGTCGGCGACCAGCTCCTGGAGCGCCAGCCAGCCGCGCAGCCTGGTCCGCCACGGGCAGACCAGCAGCACCCCGTCCAGCTCCGCCGTGAAGGCGTCCCCGCTCTCGTGCGCCGGGACCCCGACCACGGGGACCCGTACCAAATCGGTGAGCGAGCGCCGCAGTTCGTCCTGGGCCGTCGGGGCCGTGCCGCGCCGGGCGTAGGCCGCCCAGTGCGTGCGCTCCGGTTCGGCGAACGCCGCCAGGGGCTCGTACACGCGCAGGTAGGAGGCGTACGGGACGGCCGGCCCGGGCCGCGGGGATTCGCTCACCCAGCCGTCCTCCCCTTTTTGGCGGCCCGGCTCACCTCCGGGGCGCAGGCAACCCGGGAGCGTTCCGATCCCCGGACAGGGGGTACCCCGGCGCGCCGCAGGTCTTACTCTGCTCCCAGCGCGCCCTCCCCCACCCGCAGGGCGGGCGTCTTTCCGCCGCATCTCTTCCATGGGAGTCACCACCGTGACCGAAATGACCGACGGCGTCCTGCACACCCTGTTCCGTTCGGAACAGGGCGGCCACGAGCAAGTCGTGCTGTGCCAGGACCGAGCCACAGGCCTGAAGGCCGTCATCGCCATCCACTCCACCGCCCTGGGCCCCGCCCTCGGCGGTACGCGCTTCCATGCGTACGCCTCGGACGAGGAAGCGGTCCGCGACGCGCTGAACCTCTCGCGCGGCATGTCGTACAAGAACGCCCTCGCCGGTCTCGACCTCGGCGGCGGCAAGGCCGTGATCATCGGCGACCCGTCCGTCCTCAAGTCGGAGGAACTCCTGCTGGCCTACGGCCGGTTCGTGGAGTCCCTCGGCGGCCGCTACGTCACCGCCTGCGACGTCGGCACGTACGTCGCGGACATGGACGTCGTCGCCCGCGAGACCCGCTGGGCCACCGGCCGCTCCCCCGAGAACGGCGGCGCCGGCGACTCCTCGGTGCTCACCGCGTACGGCGTCTTCCAGGGCATGCGCGCCAGCGCCCAGCACCTGTGGGGCGACCCGACCCTGCGCGGCCGCAAGGTCGGCGTCGCGGGCGTCGGCAAGGTCGGCCGCCACCTGGTGGAGCACCTGCTGGCGGACGGCGCCCAGGTCGTCATCACGGACGTCCGCGAGGAATCCGTGCAGGAGATCCTCGACAAGCACCCCGGCGGCGAGGTCACCGCCGTCGCCGACACCGAGGCGCTGATCCGCACCGAGGGCCTGGACATCTACGCCCCCTGCGCGCTCGGCGGAGCCCTGAACGACAGCTCGGTGCCCGTCCTGACCGCCACGGTCGTGTGCGGCGCGGCGAACAACCAGCTCGCCCACCCGGGTGTGGAGAAGGACCTCGCGGACCGCGGGATCCTCTACGCCCCGGACTACGTGGTCAACGCGGGCGGTGTCATCCAGGTCGCCGACGAGCTGCACGGCTTCGACTTCGACCGGTGCAAGGCCAAGGCTTCGAAGATCTTCGACACCACCCTGGCCATATTCGCACGTGCGAAGGCGGACGGGATCCCGCCGGCCGCCGCGGCCGACCGGATCGCCGAGCAGCGCATGTCCGAGGCGCTCGCCGCCCGCGCGGCGGCCCGCAAGGCGTAGGCCCTGCCGGGACCCGCCGGAGCGCGGCGAGACGGAACTCACTGCGCTTCGGCGGGTCGGCGGCCAGGAAAGCGTTAAAATCGCAGCTGACCAGCGAGTACGGGGTGCCCCGCTGGTTCTGTGGAGAGGCGCGTCATGCGGGCGGCGTACCGTATGGCCGCGGAAGCAGGTACCGTTAAACCCCTACGGACGGTCTCTCTACGGAGAGCCCGCTCCGAACCATGAACGCGTGTCAGACTCTGGGGCCGTCGAGCCCCGTCACCGAGGGGGTCGAGCCATGGGGCGCGGCCGGGCCAAGGCCAAGCAGACAAAGGTCGCCCGCCAGCTGAAGTACAACAGCGGCGGGACTGACCTCTCGCGTCTGGCCAATGAGCTGGGCGCATCGCCGACAGAGCCGCTGCCTATCAGCGCGCCGGTCGAAGTCGATGACGATCTGGACGATGACGACGACGACCCGTACGCCAAGTACGCGGCTCTGTACAACGACGACGACGAGGACGAGGACGAACAGTCCGGTCCGTCGGCGCACCGTCGCGGGGCTTGACGCACCGCACCTCTGCACACGGCGTCTGCACCACCAGCCAGCTGAAGCTGCCGTACTGGTTCCAGCTGTTCCATACATGCCGAAACCCGGTCCAGGGCCATGCCCCGGACCGGGTTTCAGTGCTGCTCAGACCGCGTAGCTTCCGGTCAGGGTCGCGCCCTCGGCGTGGTCGCCCCGGTCCAGGATCTCTCCCGCGACCCAGGCGTCGACGCCCCGGTCGGCCAGTGCGGTCAGGGCCACCTCCACCGACTCCTGCGGGACCACGGCCATCATGCCGACGCCCATGTTCAGGGTCTTCTCCAGCTCCAGCTGCTCGACGCTGCCGGCCTTGCCGACCAGGTCGAAGATGGCGCCGGGCGCCCAGGTGGCGCGGTCGACCGTGGCGTGCAGGTGGTCCGGGATGACCCGGGCGAGGTTCGCCGCGAGGCCGCCGCCCGTGATGTGCGAGTACGCGTGGACCTCGGCCGTACGGGTGAGGGCCAGGCAGTCCAGCGAGTAGATCTTGGTCGGCTCCAGGAGTTCCTCGCCGAGGGTCCGGCCGAGCTCCTCGACGTGCTGGTCCAGGGACATCCCGGCCCGGTCGAAGAGGACGTGCCGGACCAGCGAGTACCCGTTCGAGTGAAGGCCGGACGAAGCCATCGCGATGACGGCGTCCCCCGTACGGATGCGATCCGCGCCCAGGAGCCGGTCGTACTCGACGACGCCGGTGCCCGCGCCCGCCACGTCGAAGTCGTCCGGGCCGAGCAGCCCGGGGTGCTCGGCGGTCTCGCCGCCGACCAGGGCGCAGCCGGCGAGGACGCAGCCCTCGGCGATGCCCTTGACGATGGCCGCGACACGCTCGGGGTGGACCTTGCCGACGCAGATGTAGTCCGTCATGAAGAGCGGCTCGGCGCCGCAGACGACGATGTCGTCCATGACCATCGCGACCAGGTCGTGGCCGATGGTGTCGTACACGCCGAGCTGGCGGGCGATGTCCACCTTGGTGCCGACCCCGTCGGTGGCCGAGGCCAGCAGGGGGCGCTCGTAGCGCTTGAGGGCGGAGGCGTCGAAGAGGCCGGCGAAACCGCCGAGGCCGCCGAGGACCTCGGGGCGCTGCGTCTTCTTCACCCACTCCTTCATCAGCTCGACGGCGCGGTCGCCCGCTTCGATGTCCACGCCTGCGGCTGCGTAGCTGGCACCGGTGGTCTTCTCTGTCATGACAGGAGAGAGCTTTCGTGTCGTTACTGCGTGTGGTGCTGGGCCCCCGGAGAAGCCTCAAAGAGAGGGCCCAGCGCAGGTTGAGCAGGCCGAACCGAAGGAGCGCCTACGGGCGGCGGAGCGCGTCGGCGGCGTCCGTACCGCCGGCCAGCTCCGACTCCAGGAGCTGCTTGCCCAGCAGCTGCGGGTCGGGCAGCTCCATGGGGTACTCGCCGTCGAAGCAGGCACGGCAGAGGTTCGGCTTCTGGATGGTGGTCGCCTCGATCATCGCGTCGAGCGAGATGTACGAGAGCGAGTCCGCGCCCAGCGACGTGGCGATCTCGTCGACCGTCATGCCGTTGGCGATCAGCTCGGCCCGGGTGGCGAAGTCGATGCCGAAGAAGCACGGCCACTTCACCGGCGGGGAGGAGATCCGGATGTGGACCTCGGCCGCACCGGCCTCGCGGAGCATCTTCACGAGGGCGCGCTGGGTGTTGCCGCGGACGATCGAGTCGTCGACGACCACCAGGCGCTTGCCCCGGATGACTTCCTTGAGGGGGTTGAGCTTCAGGCGGATGCCGAGCTGGCGGATCGTCTGCGAGGGCTGGATGAAGGTCCGGCCGACGTAGGCGTTCTTGACCAGGCCGGAGCCGTAGGGGATCCCGCTGGCTTCGGCGTATCCGACGGCGGCGGGCGTGCCGGATTCCGGCGTCGCTATCACCAGGTCGGCGTCG
The Streptomyces sp. NBC_00091 genome window above contains:
- the hrpA gene encoding ATP-dependent RNA helicase HrpA, which gives rise to MSTSFAALQTLLGEISLRDAHRLGRRLEGARRIRKPEAKQAVLDEIAAEAEKAAARLAGRASRMPEVTYPENLPVSQKKDEIAEAIRDHQVVIVAGETGSGKTTQIPKICMELGRGVRGMIGHTQPRRIAARTVAERIAEELKSEIGQTVGWKVRFTDQVDQDATFVKLMTDGILLAEIQTDRELRAYDTIIIDEAHERSLNIDFLLGYLATLLPKRPDLKVVITSATIDPERFSRHFGEAPIVEVSGRTYPVEVRYRPLLEDDSEESDRDQITAICDAVDELQGEGPGDILVFLSGEREIRDTADALIKKKLRLTEVLPLYARLSHAEQHRVFQAHTGRRIVLATNVAETSLTVPGIKYVIDPGTARISRYSHRTKVQRLPIERISQASANQRKGRCGRTSDGICIRLYSEDDFNARPEFTDAEILRTNLASVILQMTAAGLGEIEKFPFIDPPDHRNIRDGVQLLQELGALDPSEKDPSRRLTQMGRQLSQLPVDPRLARMVVEADKNNCVREVMVIAAALSIQDPRERPSDKQTQADQNHARFKDETSDFLSFLNMWRYIREQQKERGSSSFRRMCKQEYLNFLRIREWQDIYAQLRSVAKTMGIHVNEADGAETNIHISLLAGLLSHIGLKDTDKNEYLGARSAKFAVFPGSALFKKQPKFLMSAELVETSRLWARVNAKVEPEWVEPLAQHLIKRTYSEPHWEKDQAAVMAYEKVTLYGVPIVAQRKINYGRIDAEVSRELFIRNALVEGDWRTHHKFYADNRKLLTEVEELENRARRRDIVVDDETLFDFYDQRIPEHVVSGAHFDSWWKHKKREEPELLDFEREMLLTEKAAGVTKADYPDSWRQGQLKFRVTYQFEPGADADGVTVHIPLQVLNQVTDEGFDWQIPGLREEVVTELIRSLPKPVRRHYVPAPNYATRFLATATPLQEPLHVTLARELHRMVGVPVAAEDFDLTRIPEHLKITFRIVDERRRNLAEDKDLEALRLRLKPKARQALSKAAAATAERAGGESLERSGLTEWTIGTLVKVFETRRAGQPVKAYPALVDDGASVSVRLFDTEAEQQQAMWLGTRRLILLNIPVNPAKFASDKLSNQQKLALSRNPHGSIQALFDDCATAAADKLIADHGGPAWDEAGFRKLYDAVRADLVDTTVRTVGQVQQVLAAWQACERRLKATNSLALMANVADVKAQLAALVPAGFVTLAGLRRLPDLMRYLVAADRRLQQMPTGAQRDTTRMQKVHEMRDEYLWLLEQLPQGRPVPEAVTEIRWMIEELRVSYFAHALGTAYPISDKRIVKAVDAAAP
- the purM gene encoding phosphoribosylformylglycinamidine cyclo-ligase; translation: MTEKTTGASYAAAGVDIEAGDRAVELMKEWVKKTQRPEVLGGLGGFAGLFDASALKRYERPLLASATDGVGTKVDIARQLGVYDTIGHDLVAMVMDDIVVCGAEPLFMTDYICVGKVHPERVAAIVKGIAEGCVLAGCALVGGETAEHPGLLGPDDFDVAGAGTGVVEYDRLLGADRIRTGDAVIAMASSGLHSNGYSLVRHVLFDRAGMSLDQHVEELGRTLGEELLEPTKIYSLDCLALTRTAEVHAYSHITGGGLAANLARVIPDHLHATVDRATWAPGAIFDLVGKAGSVEQLELEKTLNMGVGMMAVVPQESVEVALTALADRGVDAWVAGEILDRGDHAEGATLTGSYAV
- a CDS encoding DUF3073 domain-containing protein; its protein translation is MGRGRAKAKQTKVARQLKYNSGGTDLSRLANELGASPTEPLPISAPVEVDDDLDDDDDDPYAKYAALYNDDDEDEDEQSGPSAHRRGA
- a CDS encoding Glu/Leu/Phe/Val dehydrogenase dimerization domain-containing protein — protein: MTEMTDGVLHTLFRSEQGGHEQVVLCQDRATGLKAVIAIHSTALGPALGGTRFHAYASDEEAVRDALNLSRGMSYKNALAGLDLGGGKAVIIGDPSVLKSEELLLAYGRFVESLGGRYVTACDVGTYVADMDVVARETRWATGRSPENGGAGDSSVLTAYGVFQGMRASAQHLWGDPTLRGRKVGVAGVGKVGRHLVEHLLADGAQVVITDVREESVQEILDKHPGGEVTAVADTEALIRTEGLDIYAPCALGGALNDSSVPVLTATVVCGAANNQLAHPGVEKDLADRGILYAPDYVVNAGGVIQVADELHGFDFDRCKAKASKIFDTTLAIFARAKADGIPPAAAADRIAEQRMSEALAARAAARKA